The Geminocystis sp. M7585_C2015_104 genome contains the following window.
TCCGGCAGTGATGACGTTATTAATAGCCTGACGGATAAAAACAGACTCGTCTAGAGTAGGCAATAGGGTTATGTCTCTGGGAATAACACCAGCAGCAGTCAACTCCTCAATTTTAGCCTTGACGGCATTGATTACCTCTACCGTGTTAGCCTCCGCTTGTTTTTGGATACTCACCTTGACAGCAGGATTGCCATTGAGAGAAACAAAAACTCGTTGCTGTTGTCTTCCATCCACAATGGTGGAAAAGTCTGACAAATAAACTCTTCCAGCAGAGTTGGGGATGGCAAAAGACAATGAAGCCAAGTCTTCCACCTTAGTAAATTTGCCTTTTACCCTAGTCAAGGATTCAGTTTCCTCTCCTAGAAAACGCCCGCCTGCTATATCCTGATTAGCATCTCGGATTTCTGCCAAAACCGTGTTAAGGGGTATCCCCAACCCCTGTAGTCGACGCCAATCCAATAAAACCCTAATCTCCTCGTTGACACCACCAGATACATCCACTGCCGCCACCCCCGGTATCACCGTCAATTCCCTGGCTAACTCCTCCTCGGCAAAAATCCGCAAAGCTAATATATCCTTTGTATCACTGGTGACAGCAAACTCGTAAACGGGTAACTGGGAAGGCTCAAATTTAAACACCCTAGGGGTTTCTATACTTGCCGGCAGACGGTTGCGAGCTCGGTTCAATGCTGCTATAGTGTCATTTAGGGCTTGGTCCACATTGCCCCCAACCCTAAAAAACAAATCTACACTGATACTATTCTCCCTAGTCTGGGAATAAATCAATTCTACCCCCTCTACCGCAGATAGGGTTTCTTCTATTGGGCGAGTGATTTCCTCCACTGCCACCTCTGGGGAGATTCCCTCTGTGTTTAGTCTAACCCCAATACGGGGATAGGTGATAGAAGGCAACAAGTCTACCTGCATCTGGGTGACAAAGAAAACACCCACCACCACTATTGCCAGGGTAAGGATTGCTGTGGCAATGTGACGCCGAATTGCTAAACCACTAATACTGAGATGATACTGGTGGTGACTATTAAAATCCTGAGGGAAAGACATGCATGATTTCCGGCAGTCTACACTGGTCTATTGTAGCTTCCTAAAATCCTTTTGCCCACCCACTCTTCTACCCCTTTACAGCCCAACTGTAAACTTAATTAAATTAAACTTTTCAGAACTTCCCCAATGTGTAAGAATAGAAGACTCGTAATCTTAAACCCAGCCGCGAATATCACGAGTGCCACTTCTTTTTGTCCATCTTTGTAATATTCGTGTAATTCGGGGCTTTGAACTACATTCTGAATTATTCCATTGACTCCAAAATCTCAACCATGAAAGTAGGCGATCGTGTTAGAGTGATAAAATCAGTAATCGTGTATCACCATCCCCAGCATAAAAATCAACCCTTTGACGTTTTGGGAATGGAAGGAGAAATTATTAGGATTGTCAACCAGTGGCAAGGAAGGCCAATTAGTGCTAATTTACCCTATTTAGTTCAATTTGACAAAAAATTTAAAGCTCATTTTCGAGCAGATGAAATAGCTATTATTGATTCGGAAAAATAAAATCTCCCCAATTTATTTAAGGGTTTTTCCCGTCTATCCCCGCCATTGTCTCTCATTAGTCCGTGATAGAGAAATTAAGCCATAAACACCCCAGACGGGGACAACTGTTTTATTCCCTCCCCCCCTCTCGGGAGGAAAATGATTGAAACAACGGGATTTCTGTTATATATGTTATTAGGGAAACAACCATAAAAGAGTTTTATGTTGTCATTAGAATCTCCCTATTGCAATGCCACGGAAAGAATCCCCACCAATTCCCGTATACTAGTAGTAGAAGATGAGGAGTTAATCCGAAGTATGATTGTCCTCAATCTCACCGAAGAAGGGTATGAGGTGATTGAGGCAGAGTCTGGAAAAGAAGCCTTGAATGTTTTGGAAAATCGCAACCAAAACAACCCCGACGAGAAAATAGACTTGATTATCCTGGATTTAATGCTACCAGAAGTCAATGGCCTAGACGTCTGTCGTTTCCTCCGCTACCAGGGTAATCATGTACCTATTCTCATTTTGAGTGCTAAAGCCGGTGAGACTGACAGAGTGTTAGGATTAGAAATAGGTGCCGACGACTATATGACAAAACCCTTCAGTATGAAGGAATTAATCGCCCGTTGTCGTGCACTTTTGCGTCGTTATGCCCTCAATTTTAATTGTCCCACCTACCCCACCGTGCGTCAGTATAAGGACATTACCCTTTTTCCCGACGAGTGTCGGGTTATAGTAAGAGGCAAGGAAGTTAATCTTTCCCCCAAAGAATTTCGTCTTTTAGAGCTGTTTATGACCTATCCTAAAAGGGTATGGGAGAGAGAGCAATTAATTCAACAGGTTTGGGGGCCAGATTTTGTAGGCGAACCGAAAACAGTTGATGTACATATCCGCTGGCTACGGGAAAAACTAGAAATTGATCCAAGTAACCCGGAGTATATAGTAACAGTAAGGGGCTTTGGCTATCGTTTCGGTTAACTCATAACGGTTGAGAGAGGATGATTTACTTTCTACTGGGGTTGGCGATGGGTTTAATTTTCCACCTCCACCGGTGGCATCGCCTCGACCAACAGTTGAATGACATCCTCTATAATACTCTTGGTATTTCCCCCCTTCATTCTGTCGCCAAAATCCCACAGATTAAAAGGGGTATTAACTCTCTTCAAAATGAACTGAAACATACTAAACTTCAGATTTCAACATATAATGAACTGATAGATAATCTCCCCCTCGGTTATCTTAGGATAGATGCCAATAATCGTTTAGTAGACTGCAATAAACAAGCCCGAATTCTCCTTAACATTAACCGTTGGAATCCTGATTTTTTCCGACTATTCCTTGAGTTGGTACGTTCATATGAATTGGATCAACTAATCCAGCAAACCCGTTTATTACAGGAAAAACTAACTCTAGAATGGCAATTTTTTCCAGAGTTAAACTCCGTTTTAGATGGACAGGATATTGAAGAAAACTCAGAGGTAAATCCACTTTCTCTCAAAGCCTACAGTTTTCCTCTTGAAGGTGGTGAAGTAGCCTTATTCATTGAAGATAAAACATCCTTACAAAAGTTGCTGAAGAGGAAAGAAGAATTTTACTCCGATTTGAGTCACGAATTAAGAACTCCCCTAACCTCTATGTTATTATTATCAGAAACCCTCCTCAACCACACTGATGAAAGAGGGAAACTATGGGTAAAGCAATTAAACAGGGAGATAAATAGGCTCGCAGAGTTGGTGAAAAACTGGCTGGAAATTTATCAACTGGAGAATAACCCCCATTCCGTTTTGAGCTTTGAAATCATAGACTTGGAGGAAGTGGTGAAATCCTCCTGGCATTCCCTGGAAATTTTAGCTCAAGAAAAGCAAATATGTTTTGATTATTTTGCCTCAGAAAAAATTTACCTGGAGGCAGACTCTAATCGTTTAAGCCAGGTATTTATCAATCTGTTTGACAACAGCATAAAACACTGTAAAACGGGAGGCAGAATCAAGGTGGAGGCAAAAGTTAAAGAGAGTGAAAAGGGGGAAAAACAGGTGGAAATAGACACCATAGACACAGGCAGTGGATTTAACCCGGAAGACTTACCCCATGTTTTTGAAAGACTATATAGGGGAGAAAAATCAAGAGTTAGAAGGGAGAGAAGTGGTACTGGTTTAGGCTTAAGTATAGTAAAACAAATAATTTCTGCCCATGGAGGAAAAATAATAGCAAAAAACCACCCGGAGACCAAGGGGGCCTGGATACAAATCATTATACCCATGAGACAAGCTAAAACAAAAAATAAGTCTAACAATTGCCAGGATTAAAATGATAAACCTCAGTAATAACCCTAACCCAACCAGTGGCTAAATCCGATAAAATCTTTTCCCCCTTCTCCCTACTAGCAGCAGTGGCGTCTCCTATCACCCCACTCTTACTAATCTCCCTAGTTAGCCATGCAAAAGGAAACTTCCCCTCCAAAGACAGCAAATCAGAAAAGACGGGTGGATACTCTCTCACCGCTAACTCCATTTTCACCCATTCTGGTAACAAGGCCAACATCAAACTGGTTTCTGCATCCCCCGCATGAATCCCCCACTCCCTTTCTTTAGGCGTCAGTAACTCATTAGTCACAGTGGCAACCCTCCAGCTAAAAAAAGGAAAAATGGCAAAGTCAGGATACAGCTGATGTAGCTCCCGGGCTACAATTTCTAATATCTGAGGTTGTCCACCATGAGAATTAAACATTATCCATTTACGAAAACCCGCTTTATATATACTCTCGCCAACCTCCATCAACAGACTAGAAAGAGTTTGGCTAGAAATAGAAATAGTACCAGGGAAGCCATCATGCTCGTTAGACTTGCCATAATATAAGGTAGGCAGGGCAAAAGCGG
Protein-coding sequences here:
- a CDS encoding ferredoxin-thioredoxin reductase variable chain: MKVGDRVRVIKSVIVYHHPQHKNQPFDVLGMEGEIIRIVNQWQGRPISANLPYLVQFDKKFKAHFRADEIAIIDSEK
- a CDS encoding HAMP domain-containing histidine kinase translates to MIYFLLGLAMGLIFHLHRWHRLDQQLNDILYNTLGISPLHSVAKIPQIKRGINSLQNELKHTKLQISTYNELIDNLPLGYLRIDANNRLVDCNKQARILLNINRWNPDFFRLFLELVRSYELDQLIQQTRLLQEKLTLEWQFFPELNSVLDGQDIEENSEVNPLSLKAYSFPLEGGEVALFIEDKTSLQKLLKRKEEFYSDLSHELRTPLTSMLLLSETLLNHTDERGKLWVKQLNREINRLAELVKNWLEIYQLENNPHSVLSFEIIDLEEVVKSSWHSLEILAQEKQICFDYFASEKIYLEADSNRLSQVFINLFDNSIKHCKTGGRIKVEAKVKESEKGEKQVEIDTIDTGSGFNPEDLPHVFERLYRGEKSRVRRERSGTGLGLSIVKQIISAHGGKIIAKNHPETKGAWIQIIIPMRQAKTKNKSNNCQD
- a CDS encoding response regulator transcription factor, translating into MLSLESPYCNATERIPTNSRILVVEDEELIRSMIVLNLTEEGYEVIEAESGKEALNVLENRNQNNPDEKIDLIILDLMLPEVNGLDVCRFLRYQGNHVPILILSAKAGETDRVLGLEIGADDYMTKPFSMKELIARCRALLRRYALNFNCPTYPTVRQYKDITLFPDECRVIVRGKEVNLSPKEFRLLELFMTYPKRVWEREQLIQQVWGPDFVGEPKTVDVHIRWLREKLEIDPSNPEYIVTVRGFGYRFG
- a CDS encoding creatininase family protein encodes the protein MHGWIPPQRFFAYLSWQEVDSLPDKKNTVIIQPLGAIEQHGYHLPLVVDAAISQGVLGKALSLLPSEIPAFALPTLYYGKSNEHDGFPGTISISSQTLSSLLMEVGESIYKAGFRKWIMFNSHGGQPQILEIVARELHQLYPDFAIFPFFSWRVATVTNELLTPKEREWGIHAGDAETSLMLALLPEWVKMELAVREYPPVFSDLLSLEGKFPFAWLTREISKSGVIGDATAASREKGEKILSDLATGWVRVITEVYHFNPGNC